One Luteimonas sp. MC1825 DNA segment encodes these proteins:
- a CDS encoding sensor domain-containing diguanylate cyclase, protein MPKRLRLPRTYWADRSVLAVLIATTAWLSLTLARGPGELAAIWVGNGILTGWLLSRRTETWPGYIAVAFLAEFPARMLAGDQPVYALAIAALNLMEVLAVAGFVRSRVPDIRDPKNWMALGWIAAGATLVACGLTGLMAAGVAQDMHGQPFLRSLANWYAAHVVGMVIVATTTLVAQREGLGLFIAENRRWSLAGSMAVLVAVGVAVFLAPYPVMFLTYPALLFVAVRHQFAGVALGVIALALIGAVATTLGHGPLWLQQDLAGAGRIALLQIFLAGGCVMTIPVCLAMAERKRLIAGLGESERRYRMLADHSHDVITRMRADGERLYVSPSATEMFGWTPAEMLGSRWDILHPDDREKQRRAMAEVLATGEPRTEIYRVRHKDGQYVWIEAVSRCIPANDDDGGGQADVMLTARNINRRVAAEQALAKSRLELERLSRVDVLTDVANRRQFEERLALALKRLQRHGTPIALMYLDIDHFKHVNDRHGHAAGDAVLQAFARRLCDSVRETDLVARLGGDEFTILIEDATPVSAETVARKVVEATAKEIDAGGTPLSVTTSIGIAYAARAVDAATLMEQADAALYAAKTAGRNGYHMAVQA, encoded by the coding sequence ATGCCCAAACGCCTGAGACTGCCGCGTACCTATTGGGCCGACCGCTCGGTCCTGGCAGTGCTGATCGCAACGACCGCGTGGCTCTCGCTCACGCTGGCGCGTGGCCCCGGCGAACTCGCGGCGATCTGGGTGGGCAACGGCATCCTCACCGGCTGGCTGCTGTCCAGGCGCACGGAAACCTGGCCGGGTTACATCGCGGTCGCGTTCCTGGCCGAGTTTCCGGCACGGATGCTCGCCGGGGACCAGCCTGTGTACGCGCTCGCGATCGCGGCGCTCAATTTGATGGAGGTGCTGGCGGTGGCCGGCTTCGTCCGCAGCCGCGTCCCCGACATCCGCGACCCGAAGAACTGGATGGCACTGGGCTGGATCGCCGCCGGAGCCACGCTGGTGGCCTGTGGCCTGACCGGGCTGATGGCGGCCGGCGTGGCCCAGGACATGCACGGCCAGCCCTTCCTGCGCTCGCTGGCCAACTGGTATGCCGCCCACGTCGTGGGCATGGTGATCGTGGCCACGACCACACTGGTGGCACAGCGCGAAGGGCTGGGATTGTTCATCGCGGAGAACCGGCGCTGGAGCCTCGCCGGCTCCATGGCCGTGCTGGTCGCGGTGGGAGTCGCGGTGTTCCTTGCACCGTATCCCGTGATGTTCCTGACGTATCCCGCGCTCCTGTTTGTCGCGGTCCGCCACCAGTTCGCCGGCGTGGCGCTGGGCGTGATCGCATTGGCGCTGATCGGTGCCGTGGCCACCACGCTCGGCCATGGCCCCTTGTGGCTGCAGCAGGATCTGGCGGGTGCCGGGAGGATCGCGCTGCTGCAGATCTTCCTTGCCGGCGGCTGCGTGATGACCATTCCCGTCTGCCTGGCGATGGCCGAACGCAAGCGCCTCATCGCAGGCCTGGGCGAGAGCGAACGGCGGTACCGCATGCTTGCCGATCATTCGCACGATGTGATCACGCGCATGCGGGCCGATGGCGAACGCCTGTATGTATCGCCGTCGGCCACCGAAATGTTCGGGTGGACACCCGCGGAGATGCTCGGGTCGCGCTGGGACATCCTGCATCCGGACGACCGCGAGAAACAGCGGCGGGCCATGGCCGAAGTACTCGCCACCGGGGAGCCGCGCACCGAGATCTACCGCGTGCGCCACAAGGACGGCCAGTACGTGTGGATCGAGGCGGTGTCGCGGTGCATCCCGGCCAATGACGACGACGGCGGCGGCCAGGCGGACGTCATGCTCACCGCGCGCAACATCAACCGCCGCGTGGCGGCCGAGCAGGCGCTCGCGAAGAGCCGGCTCGAGCTGGAGCGGCTGTCGCGCGTCGACGTGCTCACCGATGTCGCCAACCGGCGCCAGTTCGAGGAACGCCTGGCGCTGGCGCTCAAGCGTCTGCAGCGCCACGGCACGCCGATCGCGCTGATGTACCTGGACATCGATCACTTCAAGCACGTCAACGACCGCCACGGCCACGCCGCCGGCGACGCGGTGCTGCAGGCGTTCGCCAGGCGCCTGTGCGACAGCGTGCGCGAGACCGACCTGGTCGCGCGCCTGGGCGGCGACGAGTTCACGATCCTGATCGAGGACGCCACGCCCGTGTCGGCCGAGACCGTCGCGCGCAAGGTGGTGGAAGCCACCGCGAAAGAGATCGATGCCGGCGGCACTCCGCTCAGCGTCACCACCAGCATCGGCATCGCGTACGCCGCGCGGGCTGTTGATGCCGCGACCTTGATGGAACAGGCGGACGCGGCGCTGTACGCGGCGAAGACGGCGGGGCGCAACGGGTATCACATGGCGGTGCAGGCCTGA
- a CDS encoding FAD-dependent oxidoreductase — protein sequence MDLKSGYPWWAVKNGLMHAFPPLQADHRCDVAVIGGGITGALIADELAEHGDDVAVFEQRDVGWGSSAASTALLQYEIDTHMVDLAKRHGEDNAVLAYRACAEAIPMLQAKAADVRDVDFARAESLYYASRRRDVRALREEFALRRRHGFDVAWLEADAVHEQFGFDAPAAILSRLAARVDPYRMAYRLFARLHKRGAAVFDRTTIDTIQTRSRDVLLTTADGHAVRAGHVVVAAGYASQKWLRKRVAADRSSYALITDPIDKDALGPLVGTMVWETARPYLYMRSTGDGRLLVGGEDDNVDVPARRDARVEKKARKLLEKAAALFPHLPLRPAFSWAGTFAETRDGLPFFGPHPQHGPRVHFAMAYGGNGITYSMIGAGLVRALIERRKHPLAELFSFGRGEG from the coding sequence ATGGACCTGAAAAGTGGCTACCCCTGGTGGGCAGTCAAGAACGGCCTGATGCATGCATTCCCGCCGCTGCAGGCGGACCATCGCTGCGATGTGGCCGTGATCGGCGGCGGCATCACCGGGGCGCTGATCGCCGACGAGCTGGCCGAGCACGGGGATGACGTGGCGGTGTTCGAACAGCGTGACGTGGGTTGGGGCAGCAGCGCCGCCAGCACGGCGCTGCTGCAGTACGAGATCGACACGCACATGGTCGACCTGGCCAAGCGCCATGGCGAGGACAATGCGGTGCTCGCCTACCGCGCCTGTGCCGAAGCCATTCCGATGCTGCAGGCCAAGGCGGCGGACGTGCGCGATGTGGACTTCGCCCGCGCCGAGAGCCTGTATTACGCCAGCCGACGGCGCGACGTGCGCGCGCTGCGCGAGGAGTTCGCGCTGCGCCGGCGCCACGGCTTTGACGTGGCGTGGCTGGAGGCGGATGCGGTGCACGAGCAGTTCGGCTTCGACGCGCCGGCGGCCATCCTCAGCCGGCTGGCCGCGCGCGTGGACCCCTACCGCATGGCCTACCGCCTGTTCGCGCGGCTGCACAAGCGCGGCGCCGCGGTGTTCGACCGCACGACCATCGACACCATCCAGACGCGTTCGCGCGATGTGCTCCTCACCACCGCCGACGGCCATGCGGTGCGCGCCGGGCACGTCGTGGTCGCCGCGGGCTACGCCAGCCAGAAGTGGTTGCGCAAGCGCGTCGCCGCCGACCGCAGCAGCTACGCGCTGATCACCGACCCGATCGACAAGGACGCACTGGGGCCGCTGGTCGGCACCATGGTCTGGGAGACAGCGCGCCCCTATCTGTACATGCGCAGCACCGGTGACGGCCGCCTGCTGGTCGGCGGCGAGGACGACAACGTCGACGTGCCGGCGCGGCGCGATGCACGCGTGGAGAAGAAGGCGCGCAAGCTGCTGGAGAAGGCCGCGGCCCTGTTCCCGCACCTACCGCTGCGGCCGGCGTTCTCCTGGGCCGGCACCTTCGCGGAAACCCGCGACGGCCTGCCGTTCTTCGGCCCCCACCCGCAGCACGGCCCGCGCGTGCATTTCGCCATGGCCTACGGCGGCAACGGCATCACCTATTCGATGATCGGCGCCGGGCTGGTGCGGGCGCTGATCGAGCGGCGCAAGCATCCGTTGGCCGAGTTGTTCTCGTTCGGGCGTGGGGAGGGCTGA
- a CDS encoding ATP-binding protein: protein MARKVHSRLLDDPALQAIVPRATLADLALPASAIDQLRQIVAQARHRTRVEDESGSRAHMSAGLGISALFAGESGTGKTMAAEVIASELGLPLYRIDLSAVVSKYIGETEKNLQRVFNAAEAGGAILFFDEADALFGKRSEVKDSHDRYANIEVSYLRRGIEGHQGIVILAVKARSALDAPFLRRLRFVVDFPVPGGTERRGLAQGAP, encoded by the coding sequence ATGGCGCGGAAAGTGCACTCGCGGCTGCTCGATGACCCTGCGCTCCAGGCAATCGTCCCCAGGGCGACGCTGGCGGATCTCGCGCTGCCCGCCTCCGCGATCGACCAGCTGCGGCAGATCGTGGCGCAGGCCAGGCACCGCACGCGTGTGGAAGACGAATCGGGATCCCGCGCACACATGAGCGCCGGGCTAGGCATCAGCGCGCTGTTCGCCGGCGAGAGCGGAACCGGCAAGACGATGGCGGCCGAAGTGATCGCCAGCGAGCTGGGCTTGCCTCTGTATCGCATCGACCTGTCGGCGGTGGTCAGCAAGTACATCGGCGAGACGGAGAAGAACCTCCAGCGCGTCTTCAACGCGGCCGAGGCAGGCGGGGCGATCCTGTTCTTCGACGAGGCGGATGCGCTGTTCGGCAAGCGCAGCGAAGTAAAGGACAGCCACGATCGCTACGCCAATATCGAAGTCAGCTACCTGCGGCGGGGCATCGAGGGACACCAGGGCATTGTCATCCTGGCGGTCAAGGCGCGGTCCGCGCTGGACGCGCCGTTCCTGCGCCGGCTTAGGTTCGTCGTCGACTTCCCGGTCCCTGGTGGCACCGAACGGCGCGGTCTGGCGCAAGGTGCTCCCTGA